CTACCAATACACAGAATTTTAAGCTGGCGGATAATATAACTTATATGAAGTTAGCGAATGAAGCTGTACTCACCAGAAATCCAATCGGTGAGCTACCCTATTCGCAAAATAAGATTGATCATACTATTGCGGGTAATAACCCCCTGTTATATCCCAATAACGATTGGATAGGCTTAATGATTAAAGACTACACCATGAATCAACGATTCAATTTTAATATGAATGGCGGGGGGAAGGCTGCTCAATATTATATTTCAGGAACGGTTAACCAAGATAACGGCATATTAAAAACAAATAAACAAAATAACTTCAATAATAATATTGACCTTAAAAGTTATGAAATTCGTTCCAATGTAAACGTGAAATTAACACCTACAACCGAAGGAGCGGTCAAGACATCCGGGAGCTTTGATGATTATACTGGTCCGATAGGCGGGGGCGGTTCAATTTTTAGGAGCACCTTAACTTCCAATCCGGTATTGTTTCCAGCATTCTTTCCCGCTTCGGATATGCCTCGGGTAAATCATCCTTTATTTGGCAATGCTGCTCTGGCAGAAGGAAAGTTTTATAATAACCCATACGCTTCTATGGTGTCTGGTTTCCAGGAGTATAATACTTCTACCTTAAATGTACAGCTGGAGATCAAACAGGACTTCAACTTCCTGACAAAAGGCCTGACTGGTCGATTGATGGCTTACACGCAACGTTATTCTCATTTTAATTTGACCCGTCAGTACAGCCCATTTTTTTATCAGGCCAATCCAACAAATGCCAATGAAAAGGGGTATAATTTGTCATTACTGAATGAGAAAACAGCTACTGAATACCTAAATTATAGTGAGGGTGTTAAAATTGTAAATACAAATACGTATGCTGAAGCAGCAGTTAATTATAATCGCACGTTTAATGAAAAGCATAATATCAGTGGTCTGTTGATTACGATTATGAGAAATTACCTGAACGGTAATGCAGGAAACCTTCAGGCTTCTTTGCCATTTAGAAATCAGGGGCTGTCCGGAAGATTTACCTATGATTACGATAACCGTTATCTGCTCGAAGCCAATTTTGGTTATAACGGTTCGGAGCGTTTTGCTAAAAAGCAACGCTTTGGTTTCTTTCCATCCATTGGCGTGGGATGGAACCTGAGTAATGAAGCTTTCTTTAGGCCAATTGCCCCTATAATTACAAGAATGAAATTGCGGGCAACATATGGTTTTGCGGGAAATGATCAGATAGGAAAACCCGAAGACCGATTTTTCTACCTTTCAGATGTCAATCTAAATAATGCTGCGAGAGGCGCTTTTTTTGGTGAAGATTATGGCTATTCAAGACCTGGAGTATCTGTCTCAAGGTATGCTAATGACGACATTACTTGGGAAAAGGGAAATACAACCAACATTGGGCTGGACTTAAGTATATTAAATTCATTAAATGTTGTGGTAGAAGTGTATAAGCAACGTCGGAGCAATATCCTGATGGAAAGAGTTTATATCCCGACGACAGTTGGTTTAGAACCTAAAATTAGTGCAAACGTGGGAAAGGCAGAGGGTAAGGGCGTAGACGTATCGATGGATTATCATAAAACTTTTGGAAGTGCCTGGCTACAGGCGCGGGGTACATTTACCTATGCGACCAGTAAATTACTGGTCAATGAGGAACCCGATTATCAGGAAAACATGTACTATCTATCACGCGTTGGGCATTCGTTGGCGCAGAATTATGGTTTTATTGCCGAACGATTATTTGTTGATGATGAGGATGTTAAAAGTTCGCCGAGGCAAAACTTTGGCGAGGTGAGAGGCGGAGATATCAAATACCGCGACTTGAACGGTGATGGTGAAATAACTAATCTAGATATGGTTAATGGCTTGGGGCATCCGGTTACACCAGAGATTACCTATGGTTTTGGTTTTTCTTTAGGCTACAAAAATTTCGATATCAGTGCTTTTTTTCAAGGGTCGGGAAGATCTTCCTTATTTATAAATCCTGAAGCAATTTCACCATTTATACTTAGTGGCGGAATGCAAAGTGGACTCTTGGACGTAATCGCCAAAGATCATTGGTCGGAGGACAACAATAACTTATATGCGTTTTGGCCACGCCTCAGCGCGACCGGGAACGAAAACAACAACAAGCCTTCTAATTGGTGGATGCGCAATGGATCTTTCCTTCGCTTGAAAACAGTGGAAATTGGATACAATCTACATGAAAAAATCGCGAAAAAATTTGGCTTAGGAGGTATGCGAATCTATGCCAACGGAAGCAATCTCTTTTTGGTTAGTGCCTTCAAAATGTGGGATCCGGAGCAAGGAGGAAATGGTCTGGGTTATCCGCTTCAAAAAGTATTTAATATAGGAGTAAACGTTCAATTAAACTAATCATGAAACAGTCTAATTTTGTACGCAGAAATATTGGGAAATGTTGCCTATTTATCATTGTCTTAATGATCTCAGGTTGTAAAAAAAGCTTCCTGGATGTCGTGCCTGATAATGTCGCGACCATAGATCATGTCTTCGCAAATCGTATTGAAGCCGAGAAATATTTATTTACCTGTTATTCTTATCTACCACGGGAGGGAAACCCAGACATGAATCCGGGTTTTAATGGCGGCGATGAAACCTGGACCTATTGGCCGATGACGCTTGATTTCTTTTCATTGGATTCCTATGAAATTGCAAGGGGATTACAGACTAAAGTTAACCCAAAGATGAATTATTGGGATGGGTATGATAGCCGCTCGCTATGGACAGGAATACGCAATTGTAATATTTTCCTGGAAAATGTGGATAAAGTAGTTGACCTAGAGCCCTATGTAAAGGATCGTTGGGTAGCTGAAGTGAAATTCTTGAAAGCCTATTTTCATTGGTATCTGTTTAGGATGTATGGTCCTATTCCGATTCTTGATAAGAATTTCTCCACTACCGCGACACCAGAAGAAGTAAAAACATATCGCCAGCCAGTCGATTCTGTTGTCAATTATATTTCAAATTTAATTGATGAGGCATCTTTCGGAAATGTCAATGTCGGTCTACCTGCTAAAATAAATAATCGCTTTACTGAGCTTGGTCGTGTGACCAAGGTCGCGGCACTGTCTATCAAGGCAAGGTTGCTGGTTACTGCAGCAAGTCCACTGTTTAATGGAAATACAGATTATATTAATCTAAAAAACAAGGATGGAAAAGCATTATTTAATCCAGTCTATGATGAAAAGAAATGGGTAAGAGCGGCTGAGGCTTGTAAAAAAGCCATCGATATGGCATTGGAATCGGATGTTGCTTTATATCGTTTTGTTCCGAAGGCAGGAACGGTGAATGAAGATACGCAGATTGAAATGAACATTCGCAATGCAGTCTGCGAAAAATGGAACAAGGAGCTGATCTGGGGGGCAACCTCCGATGGGTCACCCACCTATTGGATACAGCTTTTTGCTTGCCCCCAGCTAGATCCCAATAATATTAGCAGGGAGCTCAAAGGTAAATATGCACCTACACTGAAAATGGCGGAATTGTTCTACACCAAAAATGGTGTTCCCATAGAGGAAGACAAGAATTGGGATTATGCAAACCGATATGAACTAAAAACTGTAACAGCCCAGGACAAGGGTATGCAAGAGGGCTACCAGACCGTTGCTTTACATTTTGGCCGCGAACCACGATTTTACGCTGATATTGCATTTGACGGTTCTAAATGGCTGATGTCAAATAAAGAATATGAGATCAAGAGCAAATCGGGTGAACATAGTGGTAAAAAACAGCCCCGTATGTATTCCATCACAGGTTATTATACAAAAAAGCTTGTCAACTGGAATCTGGTGGCAACAGAAACTTCAACTACCGTGGAATCGTACCCTTGGCCTATTATGCGTCTGGCAGATCTTTATCTGCTCTATGCTGAGGCATTAAACGAAAGCGGAAATTCGAAAGCAGCATTGCCCTATCTCAACCAGATCCGCGAGAGAGCGGGACTTAAGTCCATAGAAGAATCGTGGATGGCATATTCCAAACGACCAGATAAATACACAACTGTAACTGGGCTGCGGGAGATTATTCATCGTGAACGTGGTATTGAGATGGCTTTTGAAGCGAGTCGTTTTTGGGACCTAAGACGATGGAAAACAGCCTCAAAACTGCTCAATGAACCCGTTTATGGCTGGAATATTACACAAGAAACAATAGAGGAGTATAACACAAGAGTGTTTTTGTTCAATCAGGGATTTATTGCTCCACGCGATTATTTGTGGCCTATCAATGATTATGCGCTTCAGATCAATCCCAATTTGGTCCAAAATACAGGTTGGTAAAAAATAAAAAATTGATATTCAATTCAAATAATAAGGATAATGAAACAGATGATATATAAGTTCTTGTTCGGGGTGTTATTGCTGTCTATGTATGCCTGCAAACAAGATGAAATAGGTCCTATTCAGAATGATGGAATAGCCCCAGGTCCGGTCAACAATGTAAACGTGAAAAATTTAAATGGTGCAGCAGAAATTACTTACGAGATTCCCAAAGATCCAGATCTGCTTTATGTCAAGGCAGCTTATACTGCGCCAAATGGTGAGGTTCGGGAGACAAAGATCAGTAAACACAAAAACACAGTACTGGTAGAAGGATTCGGCGATACGAAGGCTTATGTTGTAAGCTTAACTGCTGTAGATAAAGGGGAAAACGCCTCGGCAATAGTTGACGTTACAGTAAATCCCAAGGAACCACCAATGAAGTTAGTCAAAGAGACAATCAAAGTAACGCCAGATTTTGGAGGTATCAACATCAGTTATGAAAATGTGACTGCTGCCAATATGGCCATTGTTGTACTGACCAATGATTCATTGGGGCAGTTTGTACCTGTCAATACCCATTATACCAACTTAAAAAAGAGCGTCTTTCCGACAAGAAACCTGAAGGCTGAGGAGGCTAGATTTGGTGTTTTCGTACGTGATAGATGGGGCAATCGTTCGGATACATTGTACCTCAACTTAACCCCATATTTTGAAACTAAGCTGGATCGGACGAAAATGAAAGGCCTTAGGTTACCAACAGACGCAGGATTAGACTATGGCGGGACAATGGCGGGACTTTTTGATGGAAATGTAGGGGATGGTACGTTCTATCATTCGGATAATAATGCAAAGATGCCACAATGGTTTACGGTTGATCTGGGTGTCACCGCAAAGTTGAGCCGTTTGGTTTACTTTATGAGGCAGGCATTCTATTATGGTCTGCATAATCCACGCGAGATAGAGATATGGGGTTCAAATGATCCTTCAGCGGATGGAAGTTTTACGAATTGGGTATTGCTGACAAAATACACCGCAGTGAAACCCTCGGGATTACCAGAAGGACAACTTTCGCAGGCCGATAAGGCCGCTGCGGAGGCTGGAGAATCAGTTCCCATTCCCAAAGAGGCACCCAAAGTACGTTATATCAGGTTCAAAACACTGAAAAATTGGAGTAATGGCACTTATGTCAATTTCAATGAACTGGAAGCTTGGGGTGATCCAAGATAATTAACAGAGTTTATAATATTAAGCAGAACAAAATGAAATTTAAATATATTGTTGAATGCTTGGCTTTTCTCCTAGGTATAGCTGCTTTTTCATCCTGCAGAAAAGGAGATGAGTACAAGAAATTTTTTGGAGATGGGGAACTGATCTATGCCAGTAGGGTGGATAAGGTCATTGTGCATCCTGGAAATAGAAGGATATTGCTCTCTACTATACTTTCAGATGATCCATTAGTATCCAAAATTAAGGTCTCCTGGAATGAGGGTAAGGATTCTCTTGTACAAACAATAATACGGGGACCTAAGAAAGATGCCTTAAATTTAATGATCAATAATCTGGATGAGGGTGTTTATAATTTTGTCATGCATACGTATGATGATAAAAATCGCTCTTCCGTCGCATTGAATGTGTCGGGGACTGTTTATGGTGAGAGCTATAGTAGTTCTTTGGGAAATAGAAGGTTAAAAGCACTTAAATATGGTGCCGGCGAAAATATCCTTAATTTCTCCTGGGCGAGTCCTAATCTTGATGATATCGGTGTTGAGCTGCTGTACAAGCACAAAGACGGTACTATGCGAACCAAGATGTTTCTGTCAAATAAAGTTGATACAACTTTAACAGATTTTGACGCAAATACAAATTTTAGATATAGGACACTATTTAAACCAGATTCAAATGCTGTGGATACTTTTTCAGTAGCTTATGTCGAACTTGTGGTTCCCGGATTTGAACGCGAGCTTGATAAGTCTAAGTTTAAGGAATATGTGCTTCCTACGGATGCTACTACCAATCATGGATGGGTGATGCCTAATATGTGGGATGGCAATTACGACAACGGTTTTGCGACAATTAACCGGATGCCGCAATGGTTTACATTTGATACTGGAGTTTTGGCTTCACCAAGTAAATTCAAGATCTGGCAGGCTGCAGACAGGATTTATGCGCAGGAAAATATGCGGAAATTTGAAATCTGGGGCAGCGACAAACCTGCGCCTGACGGTAGTTGGGACAACTGGACAAAGTTGGCAAGCTGCGAATCGCGCAAGCCATCAGGCTTGCCTGGCATAGAAAAAAATGATGCTGATATTGCCTTTGCGAAGGCAGGCGAGGACTTTGTTTTGTCAGAGGGTTTACCCAAGGTGAGGTACATCCGCATCAAGGTGCTGGAAACATGGGGCAAGGCTAACTTTGCCACAATAGGCGAACTGAATGTATATACCAAAGACAGGAATAAATAAAAAGTTTAAATCAATTATAATTATCAGATGCAAATGAATGTAAAAATGTTAGTGCTAGTGGGTCTCTGTGCTTTTACCGGGAGTAAGAGCAGTTATGGACAGGATGGGAAAGCTGTGACAAACTCAGGAAGAGTTGAAATTAAACCCAAAGCGGATGTTGTAAAAACAATGGCGGAGCAATTGGTTAAAAAAGGTTTCACCGCTGGTGATGGCTATGGTGAAGTCTGGATAAGAGACCTGAATACTTTTGTCACCGTTGCCAGTACAGTTAATGATAAAGAGTTAATAAAAAAGCATTTGCTTACTTTTTTTCAGTTTCAACAACCTGATGGCGGTATTCTAGATGGCTATGTACCTGTAAAGAAAGGCGCCGTTCCTTACAATTATTATCATTCCGCGTTAGCGCCGGAGTATGCCGGACATAAGAATACGGTTGAGACTGATCAGGAAACTTCATTGATTCAAGCAGTGGCAAAATATGTCAGAAGTACTGGAGATAAAAGTATTTTGAATAATAAGATTGGTGGAGTTTCTGTACAGAAGGGGCTTGAGCGGGCAATGGATTTTCTATTGACCAAAAGGTATAATGAAAAATATGGATTGCTATGGGGAGCGACAACTGTCGATTGGGGTGATGTCCAACCGGAACACGACTGGGGGGTCGTTTTAGATGAAAACTCCCACCTGACACTTGATATCTATGATAATGCGATGTTTATCATTGCCATTAATGATTTTCTGGAGATTGCCGACCTGAGCAAGGCTGAACAGAAACATTGGAAGGATATTAAAGACAAGATTGCGAAGAATGTCCGTAAGCACCTTTGGGATAAAAAGAAGGAGAAATTTATACCACATATTTATCTGAACGGTTCACCTTTTCCAGATTCATTCAATGAGTCCGAAATATACTATCACGGCGGAACAGCTGTGGCGATAGAAGCGGGATTGCTCAGTAAGGCTGAGGTAAAAGTGGCGTATAGAAAGATGCAGGACAATGTCAAGAAAGCAAATGCGGCAACCATAGGATTGACAATTTATCCTGTATATCCACAGGGCTTCTTTAAAAACGGTGGTATGGGACCATATTCCTACCAGAATGGCGGTGACTGGACCTGGTTTGGTGGACGTATGATCTCACAACTGATCCGTTATGGTCTTATTGATGAAGCCTGTGAGGCACTTGAACCAATGTTAGATCGTGTACTTAAAAATAAAGGTTTTTATGAGTGGTACACGCCAGACAACAAACCACAGGGTTCGGCTAGTTTCAGGGGAGAAGCTGGTGTTTTGTGGACCACAATTACCGATCTTGAGAAAAAAAGGAGTTAATAGTGTCGAAGTACTAACGGAGCGACTATCCAAAAAGCAAATATTGGCATATAAGACCCGATAAAACTTTGGAACCTCAGTCTAATGAATGTATAAGGTTCAAGTTCTTAATGAATTTGGACCTTATTCTATTTTACCCAAATGCGAATAGACGCGAAATTGTAGCGAATTTAAAATGGTTCTAGACGAATTGGAGTTGGCTTATAAATTTGAGGGTAATAGTTTTAATTTAGTACTATAAATTATATGACAACTTTATGAATACGCATTTATCCTATATTAAAAAATTAACTATTCTGGGGACAAAAACCTTATTTAAGTGCTATTTGTTAGCTATTCTGTCAACAATATTGTACCTCATCGTCGGATATCTACTGCTCAGGAGCAATGCAGATGGCGCCTTCTTTTCAATGACCGGGTCAATAAAGACCGTTGGAAAGTTCCTGTGGTTGATCGGGTTGATCTTGTTGCCGATCTTACTCTTCTTATTTAGCAATAAATATGTTTTCTCGACTGTAGCCAGTAAGGTTGTAGAAGAGCGGCAAGATGATTTAATTATTCCTGCTTTGGACAGGGTATTACTTGTTTTTCAGTCCAATCAGCCTGATCTTATTCAGAATGCGGGCGATTATACTTTTGCGAAACTCAAGTTGATCAATGAAGTGAAAAACACAAGGATTGAGAATCCATGGATCAAGCGTATTGTGGTATTTGGCCTAAACAAGATAAGCTTTGACAGCTTAGATCTCGACAATAATAACAACTTTTATGATATTGTGAAGTCCAAATTTATTGCTGTATTGGAAATGCTGACTGAGGCTGACAATAGACCTTTTTGGATCTGCATCGCTATTCAATGGTTGATTATTCTGTTTATTTGGTTTGCTGGTTCGGATGCTTCATTAATTGGTCAATAAATTGGCCATAAAGCCGATATAAGATGAACCGTTTTTCTTCAAATAGATCAAAGTTGGTACGCTCAATGGAATTAGTGAAAAGCTCAATAGGGAGATCGTGACCTGTAAACAAGTTGAAAAAACAGATATATGAATGAGACTATTATAGAATTTGACAGCAAAAAGCGCCTGAAATTAGTCGTGTTCGGTGTTGTGTTTACTGTCGCAACGTTGGCCTTTGCTTATTACATTTTCTTTGTTGCTCAAAGAATAAATATAACCTTTGGTACATTGATGTTAATGATGGGCTGCCTTGGTTGTTATGGTTTAATTTCCGGTACAAAGAGCATGTTTGATAAAGACCGAACAGGCCTTATTTTGAATGCGGATGGTATCCATTTTAAGGGAACGCATCTGGGGAAAGCGATTGGCTTAATAAAATGGAATGCAGTGCAGTCTGTATCGGAGGGAATTGCCCATCGTGCTCCATTTGTCTCTTTGAAATTGCGGAATCCAGAAGATCATATTAAAAATCTTTCATCGCAGTTACAACAATTTGTTATCAGCAATGGACTAGTCGTGACAGCTGATCAATTGTCTGTTGATTTCAATGAACTTAAAAATTTGATCGCAGATTACCATCAAAGGTATCGCCAATAATGGATAGCGTGATTAGCCAATGCTGGGCAGTAATTTTGATAAATAATAGCTTTAGGAAATGAAAAAAGTATTTGTAGTCATGTTATTCTTGCTGTTCGCTCAGGTTGGCCTGTGGGCTAGCGAATGCTATCATTACCATACAAAGAAAAATTATAAAATTGTTACTGTAAAAGGAATACCTCAGTTGCAGATTACTATAATGGATCCGAACGGGATTAGTATGGCAGATCAACAACAGATTCCTATCCTGCAGGTAGGCAATGATATTAAAATTGTTGATCGAAATAGACACAATATGCTTCTTGCTGATCATCAGGCATATTATCTACTCGCTGCAGAATTCTATGATGTCGATCGTGTAACACCTGTAAAAATTGCAGATAGAAAAGATGTGAAAAGTACATTTGACGCAGATCTACTTTATATGCATGGAAAATGGTTTTCTTTTTCCTTTGATCCATACGCAAAAAAAATAACCAAGACAGCAACCAAATTGTTTCCTGACAAACCTATTGTACTCGCTCAATTCCAAAACCGTAGATACCTGCTCAAGGACGATAAACATGTCTATTGTTATGAGGGGACACAATTAACAGCTGAAATAATATCGGGGTTGAACGCCGCGACCATACAATGCCTCAGACTAGAAAATAATGAGGATAAATATTTGCTTACGGATGGGAATACGGCCTACATTTATGATGTCAGTATTTTTGATCAAATAGATATTACCGAATCGCTTCTGATTCTTGATCTGAAACGGCCGTTTACAATTAAAGAGGTGGCGCAAAACTGGCTGAATTCGTTTGTTGATTTTAATGATGGAAATATCTGGTGCTATATTTCTGCGGGTCTGGATCTACAAGACGGTACAACTGCTTACTTGTATCCAGTAAAAGCACAATGGCTGAATAAACAGCATGAACTTATTGACAAAGAAGGTAAGATATATTATAATGGTTGGGATTTGATCAATGATCAGCCACCAATGAACCTGACCGCTGTTGCACAGCCAAGCTTATTGGAGATTACCACCTTTGGATTCTATTTTGATGGCATAGCTTTTTATAAAGACCAAGATGGAGCGGGAACATTAGAGCCTGTGACTTGGCTCAGTAAAGACAGCAAGTTTGTCAATGGGGTCTATTCCTATCAAAAAGGAATTCCCAATTTCTTTGATGATGGTAGGCAATTGGTATTTGACGATAATACCTTGGCGAAGAAAAGAACAATAGCACATCAGTCCGCTTTAAATGATCTGAAACTAGCCTACGCCTATGACGATAAATTGCTGATAGAAGATAGAGAAATAATGAATATAGCTAACCGCGAAAGCATGGAATTGCTCGGTTCTACAGTGGATGTCATTGAAGGTTGTGATGGTGGCAAGGGGCAGATACCAGTGGTGATTGAATATAACTATTTTTTTCGGGACAAAAATCATATCTATGGTTACCACTCCGGTGACCAGACGTTGACACTGATTAAGGCTATTGCACCTCATACCATAGAAAAAGATAATTATGAGAAGTTGAGGGAATTGCAGAAAAAAATGAAAAATTGATGCGTTGCCACTCTTATTCTTTACTTTGAAATGCCACCATTGCTAAATTGGCCTGAGGTAGGTTGACTTCTTTAGGTTGTCCAACTGTATTGGCTTAAAAAAATTGGACGTTATTTATTCGAAACCTATTTTAATTAAAAATTGTGAAATAAGAGAAATAAAAGAGACTCACAATTTGAGTATAGGATATTCTAGAAGCTTTTTTACCCCGAGGATAAACACAATAGAGTAGCGATGCAGCTATTAGATAGTAACGGCAGGAAATTAAGGTAAGAATAGAGTGAAGTAGGACTTGGGGATGTCTATTGTCAAACTTCGGCTGGTATATGGACTCGATGGGGACCAAGTTAAGAACAAGTTATTACCAAGTTCGTCCTGTAGGTAGGTTCAGTGCACAGTGAGTCCACCTTGAGTCCACCTTTCATGGTGCTTTCACGGTACGTGTACATTTTTTACAAGTCGGGAGCAGGGCGAGCATGGGGCGAACTTGCCCATAAGCTATTTACAACAAGGTCCCTTGAAAATTGCAATATTTATAATTGTCATTTTACTCAAATTTGAAATTTATTAAAAATAAATAAGATGCTTGACATCAGGTTTTTACCGTCGTATCTTTAGGTATGGGAATAAATGATAATGGATTTATCAGAGGCCTGGTTGGCCCCCTGGTGAATAGAAAAGTTGGCAACAAAAACTACCTGCAAAGCAGACCATATCGCGTCAAACAGACGGATGATACCAAAAGAGCAGGTAAAGATTTTGGCAAGGTAAGCCGCGCGGGTGCATTGATTCGGATGTGTTTTGGGGAAGTCCACCAGGATCTCCATGATGGGCAGATGGGCAATCGCTTAAATAGGCAGATCTATCGTGCAATAAAGACAAATCTTGATTGTGAAAAGGGAAACCGTACGCTGAGTAACTGCGTATTGGATCGCTTGGTAAATTTTCAGTTCAATGAAAATTGTCATATGCAGGATTATCTTTTTATTGATCCGGTAATCTCGCTGAACAAGAGGAAGGATCTTAAAATATCATTTCCGCAGTTTGATATCAAAAGAGCACTGGTACTTCCTGAAAAATGCAATGCGGTAGTATTTAAATTTAAAGCGTTGTCATTCGATTTCGATGAGCTTGGGCCTATAGAAATAAATGATGTGGAGTGGGAATACGATATTAAATATAGAGAGCAAGCGATATCAGAAAAGACCTTGACTGTCAAATGTGGTGACTTTGTAGGTACCTCTATATTTGTTGGATTTACCATGCTGTATCTGGAAAAAGATAGCCGCCGGTCGAATGTACTCAATAAAATAGATTTTAATCCAGCTTCGATTCTAGCCGCTTTTCAGTTATACTAAGGGTATTATAAGCAGCATACCAGATGCTGTAGTGGATACAACTGAATTTATTGTTGATCCGAAAAAATAATCAGAAAAACGATGTAAACAAATAGAAGCAGTCTCAAAAATTGTTCGTTAACAAATTTGATTGACTGCTTCTTTATTTTTATTTAAATAGACCAGCTACAGGACTTTGCTGCGAAAAAAAATACTGCTAGCCAAACAAGTCCCTTTGCCAGGAAGAAGATAAATGCCCCCATGCCGGCACGCTTCAACCATTTTGATTTATTGTCTTTTCTATTGTCTTTTTGCTCCATTTGAAAGGTTAAACAATATTCGGCCTATTTAGTTTGCACTGGCAATAGGCGTGAATACTTCACCAAAGTTATAAAAAGTTTGGTTTGCAATTTCTACCGAACGGTCATAAGTTGCAGGATCCGCAGCATATTTGTTCAATACAGCTGTAAATCCAGCCCACATGTCACGGCTATTGTCACCGTAACCCTCAAAGAAAGAGGTACCCTTATTGACCCCATATTTATTCAGCATCTGTACGATGTAGGGGCCACCCATGATCGATCCTTCCAATACATATAATGATGCAAGGGCTTCCTGTACATTTGTTACTACTGGAGCCGTTGCTTCCGGAAGATTCTCAATGTC
The window above is part of the Sphingobacterium sp. ML3W genome. Proteins encoded here:
- a CDS encoding biliverdin-producing heme oxygenase — its product is MLSQHIKEQTHAAHQNVEGTIVRQLKNIRSEADYAEVLKGFYAYFRAVEDSIAPFVTSEVLPDLAERRNSSYIKSDIEALGGDIENLPEATAPVVTNVQEALASLYVLEGSIMGGPYIVQMLNKYGVNKGTSFFEGYGDNSRDMWAGFTAVLNKYAADPATYDRSVEIANQTFYNFGEVFTPIASAN